From Paenibacillus thermoaerophilus:
AATAACCAGCAGCGTCACTCGGTTGTCTTGCTTCGGATTCCACATGACCGCTCCTTTCCTGAACCGGGAATGTGTCGAAACTCGACACTCCATTCATATGTAGGCGATGCGGCGCATATACCCGTCCTGTTGCAACTAATCGGCGGACAACCGTTTAATCCGTTCCGGAACCGGGCAATAAAACACCGCCGGAAGCCCGGCGGATTTCGGTCCAAACGATTATTGCTGCAACGCCCACCAGCGAAGATGCACATACGGATCAACCGTTTTCCACGGCGAGACGTTGGTTTTGTAAATGCCGAAATGCAGATGCGGCAAAAAGTTTCCCGACGTGCCGACGGGACCGTATCCCGTATCGCCGACATATCCGATCAGTTGCCCTTTGCGGATCGTCGATCCCATCCCGATGCCGGCTGCGTATCCGGACAGATGGGCATAATAGAAGGCCGTGGAATCATCGACCTTGACCGTCAGACGCCAGCCGCCGTATTGGTTCCAGCCGTAGTTGATGACCGTTCCGCCCATCGCCGCGTAGACGGGCGTACCTTTTTTGGCGAAAATGTCCACGCCTTCGTGCGAGCGGGTCGTGTAACCGTCGGGAGTCCAGACGCGCTGCTCTCCGTATGTGTTTTCAAATGGCTGATAAGTTCCTTTTTTCAGGGGGAATTGTCCCGACGCGTACGTGCTCGGCTTGATCGGGACCTGAATCTTCAGCCCGGCCCAGACGATATCGGGGTTGGACAACTGCGGATTGGCGCCGATCATCGCCCGAAGCGGAATGCCGTATTTCTGGCCGATTTTCCACAACGTATCCTGCGGTTGAACGGTGTACGTCCAGCTCGCCTGCGAACCGCCGGCCGCCGAACCCGCCTGCGCCGAACCGGCGAACAACAGAAGACTTGCCAACGAACTCACCAAAATTCGGGTTGTCTTGCTTGCCAATGTCACACTCTCCTTTTGTTGGCCGTTGTAGGGGTTCCCTTCCATCGTAACCGAGCGAGAGGGCGATTGTAAGCGTTATATAATGGAAAACGGCCGGGCTTCGTGGTATGATACATGTTCATGAAGGAGTGTGGTCGGACATGGACGAACGTGAACTGCAGGCGGAACGGCTTCGCCTGAAAGCCGTGACGGCCGTCATCCGCAAACAGTTGGACGAATGGGAACAAACGGAACGCAAACGCAAATCCGATATGAACGAATTGGCGAAGCATCTGTGGGAGGAAGTGACGATCGACCCGCAGGCGTCCGCCGAATCGGCCGTCAGCCTCAGCCAGCAGACGCAGGTCTGGGCCGAGTTGCACCGCAGCTACGGGCACGCGTCGGCGATGCGGCAGGCGCTCGAAGCAGCGCTGCCGTCTCCCTATTTCGCCCGCATCGACTTCCGCGAGGAAGGCCAATCGGCGGCCGAGCCGGTATACATCGGCAAACGCTCGATCGTGGACGAAGCGTCGGGGCGGTATTTGACGCTCGACTGGCGCGCTCCCCTCGCCGGGGTCTATTACGACTACGGCCTGGGCGAAGCGCGGTACGAAACGCCGG
This genomic window contains:
- a CDS encoding M23 family metallopeptidase, with translation MASKTTRILVSSLASLLLFAGSAQAGSAAGGSQASWTYTVQPQDTLWKIGQKYGIPLRAMIGANPQLSNPDIVWAGLKIQVPIKPSTYASGQFPLKKGTYQPFENTYGEQRVWTPDGYTTRSHEGVDIFAKKGTPVYAAMGGTVINYGWNQYGGWRLTVKVDDSTAFYYAHLSGYAAGIGMGSTIRKGQLIGYVGDTGYGPVGTSGNFLPHLHFGIYKTNVSPWKTVDPYVHLRWWALQQ